The Trichoderma asperellum chromosome 6, complete sequence region CCCCCTACGACTACGGTACCAGCTACGCGCGCAAGCCAACACTACTTGCTGCTTACCGCAGACGACAAAGTACCCGCCTACATCCCACGCATACAAAACATCTACCGCTCCCACCTGTGTCGATCCCGTCTTGGAGCTGCGCCGTCGACAACGACAGACCGACGTCCTCGCCGCCGTGGGAGGGAGGCATGTCGCCCCAGCTAAAGGAACTGCTTGTGCCGCAGTTTGTGCAGGACCGCAAGAGCAGTGCCATGGACGAGGCCGCCGCTGGCCTGGAAGCATGTGATCTCTCATACGTCTACTACACCACCGACTCGTCCTCGTCAGACATTGCCTCGCCCCTGACGCCGACCTTTTCCAACCGAGGAGGAGTTCCCCTGCGCTACTCGAGCTCGACGTCTTCTCTCGAGCTGCCCTCGCTGCAGCAGGAAGGCCCTACTTCGCCCATCGCCCAGCATTCCACTGCGTCCAAGTCGAGCATCCGCCCGCTGCCGGATGTGCAGGAGGAGCCGCTGGAACCAGAGCAGGActatgatgaggaggaatacgacgatgatgaggaatATGACGATAACTTGAGCGACACTTTTGGCATGTACTGTTTATGTAAGTTGGAGAAGCAATCGCAACGGCGAcgaggctggctggctgaccaaattcctcttttttttctttttttgttgcaGGTGACCAAGCATGTGAGCACCAAGATGCCTCTCGAGAGCTTCTGCGAAACGAAATCACGGGCGAGTATGACATCGACTACGACATTGGCTTCCTCAGCGACAGCGATTTCTCTGGCGATCCACAGTTCTCCAGGAAGAAGCGTCACATCAGCGGCGAGGCCTTGGCGGCCCTCTCCTCGCGCATTGGCAGCCGCTTCCCCAGCATTGCCCGATGGACGTCTCAGCGCAAGGCAAACAGCATCACGGGCCTGATGGCCTCGCCCACCACCGAGCGCAGCCTCGAGAACGTGCTCTCTGGCGCCGAGAGCAGCCGCTCGTCGTCCATGTCGTCCCCCGCCCGCCAATTCCCCGTCTTGCTGGACGACTCCTCCCCCATGCCTCCCCCGGCCATGCCCTTCTACGAAAGCACCGACAGCCTGGATATGCACGCGGGCGAATTCAGCCGTGAGGAGCGGTCAGGCATTGAGCGTGACAGGGCCATGGCCACGACCCCCCTGCTGCCTCCGCTCATGACCGACCCGCTCGGAAAGCCTCCGCTGCCATTGTCTCCCCTCGAGTCGCCCAGCGTGGCGCCATCGTCGGCCGTCACGGAGGTCCACTCGCCTCGCATCATCCCGACCCCGAGGCAGTCCATCGGCTCCAAGCCGTCCATGTCGTCGCTGCGCCAGACCTCCATGATGACGGacctgccgctgccgctgccgccgtccaTCCTGCTGGACCAGGACGAGTGGTCCGACCGCCTGGGCCACGCCAACTTCACCATCAGCCCCGCGCCTTACGGCATCAGCGAGATCAACGCAGGCACGGTCAACAAGTTCTGCGACGACTGGGACGCCGCGCGTGTGGCCTACACCAAGCACCTGGTTCGCACCGGCGAGCACTACGGCCAGACGAGCAAGATCTACGCCCTGACGGAGGCTAAGTGGGCCGAGACAGAGCGCAAATGGAAGGGCTACTACTCTGACATTGCACGCGAGATGCAGGTCAATGTCAACTACTCTTCCTCGGTGCTGtctcgcagccgcagccgagGCCGCGGACGAGGACGCTCTGAGAGCGCCAACCCCGTGGGCAAAAGCAGGAGCCGCCAGGACAACGAAGACCTCCTTGTGGCCATGCAGTGGCGGGGCAGGAAGGGCTGCTTGCCTAGCGCTGTGCCTCAGATGCTGGAGGCCTTGGACGCTGATGGCAAGTTTCCTGGCCGTGGCGATGAGGACATCGTCGGGCCGATGCATCGGGTTCCCTACATGAAGCGGGCCCGAAGCGAGGAGAAGACGCCACGGTTCTGGAAGAACCTGGCTGAGAAGCTTCGCCtctgattctttttttcttgttcttttccgTTTTAATGTTTGcggagaatttttttttctttttttttactacctCTTTCCACGACTTGACGACCAAAACCGAAACCATAGACATGCAGCGCTGGCAAAACACCCATGAATATTGTCTCACGCGAAAAAAACTATAtcattgttttttttattaacgccttattatttaatacGATATGATACCCGACTCTAGTCACTCATTTTGATACCCATCAACCACCAACAATACCGCCATCACTGC contains the following coding sequences:
- a CDS encoding uncharacterized protein (EggNog:ENOG41); amino-acid sequence: MSPQLKELLVPQFVQDRKSSAMDEAAAGLEACDLSYVYYTTDSSSSDIASPLTPTFSNRGGVPLRYSSSTSSLELPSLQQEGPTSPIAQHSTASKSSIRPLPDVQEEPLEPEQDYDEEEYDDDEEYDDNLSDTFGMYCLCDQACEHQDASRELLRNEITGEYDIDYDIGFLSDSDFSGDPQFSRKKRHISGEALAALSSRIGSRFPSIARWTSQRKANSITGLMASPTTERSLENVLSGAESSRSSSMSSPARQFPVLLDDSSPMPPPAMPFYESTDSLDMHAGEFSREERSGIERDRAMATTPLLPPLMTDPLGKPPLPLSPLESPSVAPSSAVTEVHSPRIIPTPRQSIGSKPSMSSLRQTSMMTDLPLPLPPSILLDQDEWSDRLGHANFTISPAPYGISEINAGTVNKFCDDWDAARVAYTKHLVRTGEHYGQTSKIYALTEAKWAETERKWKGYYSDIAREMQVNVNYSSSVLSRSRSRGRGRGRSESANPVGKSRSRQDNEDLLVAMQWRGRKGCLPSAVPQMLEALDADGKFPGRGDEDIVGPMHRVPYMKRARSEEKTPRFWKNLAEKLRL